In a single window of the Bradyrhizobium erythrophlei genome:
- a CDS encoding mandelate racemase/muconate lactonizing enzyme family protein — MADALSIKSVETFVVSLPARRPHLWVGLTSPAGHGYLVVKLELTNGSIGWGEAQAIPTWGGDDASRYGETPTTARHLIEEHLVPALRNVDLRQFENVHAAMNRVVRGHPYAKAAIDVAVMDAVGHSLNVPVYQLLGGRVRDRIAVAHSIGLMEVDAAIDEAVRVVDEGVKTLKVKIGVEVERDVRIVAEIRRAIGDKPDIRVDANQGYRTWREAVTAVNRMAESRIIYAEQLVNGVDDLAEVSARCDVPIMADESVWTERDVIRIARAKAAQYLSVYYTKPGGLWKAKRLLTVAGAHNMLCDINGSGEMGIGNAANLHLAAAAPEIILAGTIPITSTAEIERTKTAGHKYLDDIITEPFGYEDGHLIVPNGPGLGIEVDTDKLKKYRVN; from the coding sequence GTGGCGGACGCGCTTAGTATCAAGTCGGTCGAGACCTTTGTCGTTTCTCTCCCGGCGCGCCGACCGCATCTCTGGGTCGGGCTGACAAGTCCCGCCGGACACGGGTATCTCGTTGTAAAGCTGGAGCTGACAAACGGCTCCATTGGCTGGGGCGAGGCACAGGCTATTCCAACCTGGGGCGGGGATGACGCCTCCCGATACGGCGAGACGCCCACAACGGCACGTCATCTCATTGAGGAGCATCTGGTCCCGGCGTTGCGGAATGTGGATTTGCGACAATTCGAGAATGTGCACGCCGCGATGAACCGCGTGGTGCGGGGACATCCCTACGCAAAGGCAGCCATTGATGTTGCCGTCATGGATGCCGTCGGACACAGTCTGAACGTTCCCGTGTACCAGTTGCTGGGCGGCCGCGTTCGCGATCGCATTGCGGTTGCGCACAGCATCGGCTTGATGGAGGTCGATGCCGCGATCGATGAAGCGGTGCGCGTCGTGGACGAAGGCGTGAAGACGCTCAAGGTGAAGATAGGGGTTGAAGTCGAGCGCGATGTGCGGATCGTGGCCGAGATCCGTCGCGCGATCGGCGACAAGCCCGATATCCGGGTCGATGCCAATCAAGGCTATCGAACCTGGCGCGAAGCCGTCACCGCGGTCAATCGGATGGCCGAGTCCCGGATCATTTATGCAGAGCAGCTCGTCAACGGAGTTGACGATCTGGCGGAGGTTTCGGCGCGCTGCGATGTTCCCATCATGGCCGATGAAAGCGTCTGGACCGAGCGCGACGTGATTCGTATCGCGCGAGCCAAAGCGGCGCAGTATCTGTCGGTGTATTACACCAAGCCGGGTGGTCTCTGGAAAGCGAAGCGCCTCCTGACCGTGGCCGGCGCGCACAACATGTTGTGTGACATAAACGGATCCGGCGAAATGGGAATCGGCAATGCCGCGAACCTTCATCTGGCTGCCGCAGCTCCCGAAATCATTCTCGCCGGCACGATCCCGATTACATCGACCGCCGAAATCGAGCGAACGAAGACTGCCGGACATAAATATCTCGACGACATTATTACAGAGCCTTTCGGATACGAAGACGGTCATCTGATCGTGCCGAACGGCCCCGGCCTGGGTATTGAAGTCGATACCGACAAGCTCAAGAAATACAGGGTGAACTGA
- a CDS encoding M24 family metallopeptidase: protein MRARAREAGYDALVAFSQDNVTYTAGFLVPSHATNRFRRTITVIAGDTFACEIVVSVEEKQAIARSRFRDIRAYDQFSENPADVLADALIEAGAAKGQIAIELDYMPAIDFLHLKRRLPDATFVECKELYFRARMIKTDEEVGIIRKVGLLTEQVMHEAIKDIRVGMTEIDVARFLVDRMIAGGSTNFKYRVGSGVNSSITNCGTTHKKIEAGDIIRIEVLGDLDNYRSNVTRTAVVGKPTERQRSVLAKLIQAREICKTMLKPGTPVSELYRAYVAACRQNGIEPTLRFLGHGIGQTIHEEPYITDTRDIVLERNITFTMEPLYMMPGEMGFHVEDMYVVTADGYDTITGNISNNDELIEVG, encoded by the coding sequence TTGCGAGCGCGGGCCCGCGAGGCCGGATATGACGCGCTGGTCGCATTTTCTCAGGATAATGTGACTTATACGGCCGGCTTCCTGGTTCCCAGTCACGCCACGAACAGATTTCGCCGCACCATCACAGTAATAGCCGGAGACACTTTCGCCTGTGAGATTGTCGTCAGCGTCGAGGAAAAGCAGGCCATTGCACGATCGCGCTTTCGGGACATCCGCGCATACGATCAATTTTCCGAGAACCCGGCGGACGTCCTCGCAGATGCATTGATCGAAGCGGGCGCGGCTAAAGGCCAGATCGCCATCGAACTCGACTATATGCCGGCGATCGATTTTCTCCATCTCAAGAGACGCCTTCCCGATGCGACGTTTGTGGAATGCAAGGAACTTTATTTCCGGGCTCGGATGATCAAAACCGACGAAGAGGTCGGGATTATCCGCAAGGTCGGTCTCTTGACCGAGCAGGTCATGCACGAGGCAATCAAGGATATCCGGGTCGGCATGACCGAGATCGATGTCGCGCGGTTCCTGGTCGATCGCATGATCGCTGGTGGATCAACAAATTTCAAATACCGCGTAGGCTCCGGCGTGAACAGTTCGATTACGAATTGCGGAACCACGCACAAGAAGATCGAGGCGGGCGATATCATACGCATCGAGGTGCTTGGAGACCTGGACAATTATCGTTCGAATGTCACGCGCACGGCGGTCGTGGGAAAACCGACCGAAAGGCAGCGAAGTGTGCTGGCCAAGCTGATTCAAGCGCGCGAGATCTGCAAGACGATGTTGAAGCCGGGGACGCCGGTTTCGGAGCTGTACCGTGCATACGTCGCGGCTTGCCGCCAGAATGGCATTGAGCCCACGTTGAGGTTTCTCGGCCACGGCATCGGTCAGACCATCCACGAAGAGCCGTACATCACCGATACGCGCGATATAGTTCTTGAGCGCAACATCACGTTTACGATGGAGCCTCTGTATATGATGCCGGGTGAGATGGGTTTCCATGTCGAAGATATGTATGTCGTCACCGCGGACGGTTACGACACCATTACCGGAAACATTTCGAACAACGACGAACTGATCGAGGTCGGCTGA
- a CDS encoding SRPBCC family protein: MKLRNEFEVPLPPDHAWDVLLDVPRIAPCIPGATLTDVVDSKIYNGKVSVKIGPVALIFSGTAQFDQVDPVAYVARVKAQGSDTRGRGAANAVVSFGLAPSSAGSIVSVETDLTLSGSVAQYGRGIGIIQAVAAELTNSFSKNLQAEINRSKTHEKGSSIPAEAPAAHQGAGSNAGQAPISGLSLILRSLWRALFGPAKQK, translated from the coding sequence ATGAAGCTACGCAATGAGTTCGAGGTGCCTTTGCCGCCCGACCACGCCTGGGATGTCTTGCTGGACGTTCCCAGAATTGCTCCGTGCATACCGGGTGCGACGCTAACGGACGTTGTCGATTCGAAAATCTATAACGGCAAGGTTTCAGTCAAGATTGGGCCGGTGGCGCTGATATTTTCGGGCACGGCCCAATTCGACCAGGTCGATCCGGTCGCATACGTCGCGCGCGTCAAGGCCCAGGGCAGTGATACCAGGGGCCGCGGAGCCGCGAATGCCGTCGTTTCATTCGGCCTTGCGCCTTCTTCCGCCGGAAGCATCGTATCCGTGGAAACCGATCTCACTCTATCCGGCTCGGTGGCTCAATATGGCCGCGGGATCGGCATTATTCAGGCCGTTGCGGCGGAGCTCACCAATTCATTTTCCAAAAATCTACAGGCGGAGATCAACAGGTCGAAGACGCACGAGAAAGGTAGCTCAATTCCTGCCGAGGCACCCGCTGCGCATCAAGGCGCCGGTTCAAACGCCGGGCAAGCTCCGATTTCGGGCTTATCGTTGATATTGAGGAGTCTATGGCGCGCGCTCTTTGGGCCCGCGAAACAAAAATAG